The following proteins come from a genomic window of Micromonospora zamorensis:
- a CDS encoding dihydrolipoyl dehydrogenase family protein, whose protein sequence is MAEPELVDVVVVGLGVGGEEVAERLAEAGLSVVGIERDLVGGECPYWGCIPSKMMIRAANALAEARRVDGLAGTAQVEPDWAPVAKRIREEATDTWDDTVAADRFTGLGGRLIRGSGRLDGPGRVRVGDQVFQARHGVVLGTGTRPSVPPIDGLADTPYWTNHQAIEVEELPESLLVLGGGAIGLELAQVFARFGVRVTVVEALDRVLAVEEPEASEVAAAALRADGVEIHTGVRAERVEHDGTRFTLRGSGGSAFTADRLLVVTGRKAHLTELGLDTIGLDASQRYLPVDDRLHVTDQVWAVGDITGEGAFTHIAMYQAGIVIADILARARQASAGADASGTSSVVGGAMGASSSLAASGSSGSAGTVPRADYRALPRVTFTDPEVGAVGLTEQQARERGINVQVGFTKLGSSTRGWIHRVGDDGFIKLVADADQGVLIGATSVGPAGGEVLSALVVAVHAAVPLSQLRHMIYAYPTFHRAIESALHDLS, encoded by the coding sequence GTGGCAGAGCCGGAGCTGGTGGATGTGGTCGTGGTCGGGCTCGGGGTCGGCGGCGAGGAGGTGGCCGAGCGGCTCGCCGAGGCCGGCCTGAGCGTCGTCGGCATCGAACGGGATCTGGTCGGCGGGGAGTGCCCCTACTGGGGCTGCATCCCGAGCAAGATGATGATCAGGGCGGCCAACGCCCTGGCCGAGGCGCGCCGGGTCGACGGGCTGGCCGGGACGGCGCAGGTCGAACCGGACTGGGCGCCGGTGGCCAAGCGCATCCGCGAGGAGGCCACCGACACCTGGGACGACACGGTTGCCGCCGACCGGTTCACGGGCCTGGGCGGCCGGCTCATCCGGGGTAGTGGCCGCCTCGACGGCCCTGGCCGGGTCCGCGTCGGCGACCAGGTGTTCCAGGCTCGGCACGGGGTCGTGCTGGGCACCGGGACCCGTCCGTCGGTGCCACCGATCGACGGCCTGGCCGACACTCCGTACTGGACCAACCACCAGGCGATCGAGGTCGAGGAGTTGCCGGAGTCGCTGCTGGTGCTCGGCGGCGGCGCGATCGGTCTGGAGCTGGCACAGGTCTTCGCCCGCTTCGGGGTCCGGGTCACGGTGGTGGAGGCGCTCGACCGGGTGCTGGCCGTCGAGGAACCGGAGGCGTCCGAGGTCGCCGCCGCTGCGCTGCGCGCCGACGGCGTGGAGATCCACACCGGGGTACGCGCCGAGCGGGTCGAGCACGACGGCACCCGGTTCACACTGCGCGGCAGCGGCGGTTCGGCGTTCACCGCCGACCGTCTGCTGGTGGTGACCGGGCGCAAGGCCCATCTGACCGAGCTGGGGTTGGACACGATCGGCCTGGACGCCAGCCAGCGTTACCTGCCGGTCGACGACCGGTTGCACGTCACCGACCAGGTCTGGGCGGTCGGTGACATCACCGGCGAGGGTGCCTTCACGCACATCGCCATGTACCAGGCCGGGATCGTGATCGCCGACATCCTGGCCCGTGCCCGGCAGGCGAGTGCGGGGGCGGACGCCAGCGGGACCTCCAGCGTGGTCGGCGGTGCGATGGGCGCGTCCAGCTCGCTGGCCGCCAGCGGGTCGAGTGGGTCGGCCGGCACCGTCCCGCGAGCGGACTACCGCGCACTGCCCCGGGTGACCTTCACCGATCCCGAGGTCGGAGCGGTCGGGCTCACCGAGCAGCAGGCCCGCGAGCGTGGCATCAACGTGCAGGTCGGTTTCACCAAGCTGGGCAGCTCAACCCGGGGCTGGATCCACCGGGTCGGCGACGACGGCTTCATCAAGCTAGTCGCGGACGCCGACCAGGGCGTGCTGATCGGCGCGACCTCGGTCGGCCCGGCCGGCGGCGAGGTGCTCTCCGCGCTGGTCGTGGCGGTGCACGCGGCCGTGCCACTGAGCCAGCTCCGGCACATGATCTACGCGTACCCGACCTTCCACCGGGCCATCGAGTCCGCGTTGCACGACCTGTCCTGA
- a CDS encoding LacI family DNA-binding transcriptional regulator: protein MTKRLTEVAKKAGVSEATVSRVLNGRDGVSETTRTAVLTALDVLGYERPTKLRGERARLVGLVLPELQNPIFPALAEVVTGTLAQRGYTPALCARTIGGVSEMDYVEMLLDHQVSGVIFAGGSYALADARHDHYRRLTDRGLPVVLVNAGVAELGFPRVSTDDAVAVEQAYGHLRSLGHERIGMVLGPEGHVPSRRKLDAMIRAAGWDEGDAECVERSSFSMEGARVAATKLVERGVTGIICASDVLALGTIRAARRLGRSVPADVSVVGYDDSAFMTCTDPPLTTVRQPIETMGQAAVDLLVTQIEGAGVLHDELLFEPELVVRGSTAPAPGR, encoded by the coding sequence GTGACCAAGCGGTTGACTGAAGTTGCCAAGAAGGCGGGCGTCAGCGAGGCCACCGTCAGCCGGGTGCTCAACGGCCGCGACGGGGTCTCCGAGACGACCCGCACCGCCGTGCTGACCGCGCTGGACGTGCTCGGTTACGAGCGGCCGACCAAACTGCGCGGCGAGCGCGCCCGGTTGGTCGGGCTGGTGCTGCCCGAGTTGCAGAACCCGATCTTCCCGGCGCTGGCCGAGGTCGTCACCGGGACACTGGCGCAGCGCGGCTACACCCCCGCCCTCTGTGCCCGCACCATCGGCGGTGTCTCCGAGATGGACTATGTGGAGATGCTGCTCGACCACCAAGTCTCCGGCGTGATCTTCGCGGGTGGTTCGTACGCGCTCGCCGACGCCCGACACGACCACTACCGTCGGCTGACCGATCGCGGTCTTCCGGTCGTTCTGGTCAACGCAGGCGTGGCCGAGCTGGGCTTCCCCCGGGTCTCCACTGACGACGCCGTGGCGGTGGAGCAGGCGTACGGGCACCTGCGCTCGCTCGGGCACGAACGGATCGGGATGGTGCTCGGCCCGGAGGGGCATGTGCCGTCCCGGCGCAAACTGGACGCGATGATCCGGGCCGCGGGCTGGGACGAGGGTGACGCCGAGTGCGTCGAGCGTTCCAGCTTCTCCATGGAGGGCGCGCGGGTCGCCGCGACGAAACTGGTCGAGCGTGGCGTTACCGGCATCATCTGCGCCAGCGACGTGCTCGCGTTGGGCACGATTCGTGCGGCCCGGCGGCTGGGTCGCTCGGTGCCGGCCGACGTGTCGGTGGTGGGCTACGACGACTCCGCGTTCATGACCTGCACCGACCCGCCGTTGACCACGGTCCGGCAGCCGATCGAGACGATGGGGCAGGCCGCGGTGGATCTGCTGGTCACCCAGATCGAAGGCGCCGGCGTCCTGCACGACGAGTTGCTGTTCGAGCCCGAGCTGGTGGTACGCGGCTCGACCGCTCCCGCCCCGGGTCGCTAG
- a CDS encoding ABC transporter substrate-binding protein, whose protein sequence is MSVPQYRKAAAVALVAGLGLSLTACSTKSDDKDATAGGKVTITVDCQPVGAQKELLKNWNDDVAEFQKQNPDIVIKSVSVGEQCNNPPDFTARLAGGTVTDVFYGYMTDLQQVLDSGQAMDITSQVSKDTIPTWDSVDPALKGVFTDGGKLYAVPVKNYSMGLVYNKVLFQQAGLDVNNPPKTWADVRAAAKKISALGNGIAGYSEYSAGNTGGWHFTSLLYSQGGQVLTPDGKKADFNNAMGKQVLQNIKDMRYGDNSMGARQLLQWGDLLTNAGAGKVGMFIGAPDATQAIVSQFQGKFQDWAMAPLPGQDGAAKGTLGGGEGYFFKKDLTPEQVKAGLKWIAYQKLTPGKGQFDYVRAKPQNYPVGLPQPLLFANGSDAQKQELELRKANANVDTANFALFEATPVPIKGEPRNAQAIYAVLDAAMSGVLTNPNSNIDALLKTAEEKVNQLLTAES, encoded by the coding sequence ATGTCCGTACCGCAATACCGAAAGGCTGCGGCGGTTGCGCTCGTGGCCGGCCTGGGGCTCAGCCTCACGGCATGCTCCACGAAGAGTGACGACAAGGACGCGACCGCGGGCGGCAAGGTCACCATCACTGTCGACTGCCAGCCGGTCGGCGCGCAGAAAGAGCTGCTGAAGAACTGGAACGACGACGTCGCCGAGTTCCAGAAGCAGAACCCGGACATCGTCATCAAGAGCGTCAGCGTCGGTGAGCAGTGCAACAACCCGCCGGACTTCACCGCCCGCCTCGCCGGCGGCACCGTCACTGACGTGTTCTACGGATACATGACCGATCTCCAGCAGGTGCTCGACTCCGGTCAGGCCATGGACATCACCTCCCAGGTCAGCAAGGACACGATCCCCACCTGGGACAGCGTCGACCCGGCACTCAAGGGCGTCTTCACCGACGGCGGCAAGCTCTACGCCGTTCCGGTGAAGAACTACTCGATGGGTCTGGTCTACAACAAGGTCCTGTTCCAGCAGGCCGGGCTCGACGTCAACAACCCGCCGAAGACCTGGGCCGACGTCCGGGCCGCCGCCAAGAAGATCTCCGCACTCGGCAACGGCATCGCGGGCTACTCGGAGTACAGCGCCGGCAACACCGGCGGCTGGCACTTCACCTCCCTGCTCTACTCGCAGGGCGGCCAGGTGCTGACCCCGGACGGCAAGAAGGCCGACTTCAACAACGCCATGGGTAAGCAGGTCCTGCAGAACATCAAGGACATGCGGTACGGCGACAACAGCATGGGCGCCCGTCAGCTGCTCCAGTGGGGCGACCTGCTGACCAACGCCGGCGCGGGCAAGGTCGGCATGTTCATCGGCGCGCCGGACGCCACCCAGGCGATCGTCAGCCAGTTCCAGGGCAAGTTCCAGGACTGGGCGATGGCCCCGCTGCCCGGCCAGGACGGCGCGGCGAAGGGGACGCTCGGTGGCGGCGAGGGCTACTTCTTCAAGAAGGACCTCACCCCCGAGCAGGTCAAGGCCGGCCTGAAGTGGATCGCGTACCAGAAGCTCACCCCGGGCAAGGGTCAGTTCGACTACGTCCGGGCCAAGCCGCAGAACTACCCGGTGGGTCTGCCCCAGCCGCTGCTCTTCGCCAACGGCAGCGACGCGCAGAAGCAGGAGCTCGAGCTGCGCAAGGCGAACGCGAACGTCGACACCGCCAACTTCGCTCTCTTCGAGGCGACCCCGGTGCCGATCAAGGGTGAGCCGCGCAACGCACAGGCGATCTACGCGGTGCTCGACGCCGCGATGTCCGGTGTGCTGACCAACCCGAACTCGAACATCGACGCCCTGCTCAAGACCGCCGAGGAGAAGGTCAACCAGCTCCTCACCGCGGAGAGCTGA
- a CDS encoding carbohydrate ABC transporter permease, translating to MAITTVPETPRKPGRPPSPYSARPQRTSLGRKVRDNLTGHAFLIGAVLCFVVFSWYPMVRGIVMSFQRTRRGETTWVGWDNYSRIIADPSFWTAWQNTFYFTVLALVLGYAVPFFVAILLNEFRHAKGYLRILVYLPVMLPPASALFLFKFYAYDPSEAGLFNAILKALHLPTSQWMQSPEMTMPAMVVASTWMNMGGAVLIYLASLQNIPGELYEAAELDGAGIWRRIRHVTIPQTRLILALLAMLQIVATMQLFIEPLILANGAGAEDSATSVAYLIYQHGFFQNDLNGAAALGVIMLVVLAGFSAVYVRLTAKQD from the coding sequence TTGGCGATCACCACCGTCCCGGAGACCCCCAGGAAACCGGGCCGCCCGCCGTCGCCGTACTCGGCGAGGCCGCAGCGTACGAGCCTCGGCCGAAAGGTACGGGACAACCTCACCGGGCACGCGTTCCTGATCGGCGCGGTGCTCTGCTTCGTCGTCTTCTCCTGGTACCCGATGGTCCGCGGCATCGTCATGAGCTTCCAGCGGACCCGGCGCGGCGAGACCACCTGGGTGGGTTGGGACAACTACTCCCGCATCATCGCCGACCCCAGCTTCTGGACGGCCTGGCAGAACACCTTCTACTTCACGGTGCTCGCGCTCGTCCTCGGGTACGCGGTGCCGTTCTTCGTGGCGATCCTGCTCAACGAGTTCCGCCACGCCAAGGGCTACCTGCGGATCCTGGTCTACCTGCCGGTGATGCTGCCGCCGGCCTCGGCGCTGTTCCTCTTCAAGTTCTACGCGTACGACCCCAGTGAGGCCGGGCTCTTCAACGCGATCCTCAAGGCGCTGCACCTGCCCACCTCGCAGTGGATGCAGTCGCCCGAGATGACGATGCCGGCGATGGTGGTCGCGTCGACCTGGATGAACATGGGCGGCGCCGTGCTGATCTACCTGGCGTCGTTGCAGAACATCCCCGGCGAGTTGTACGAGGCGGCGGAGCTCGACGGCGCCGGGATCTGGCGCCGGATCCGGCACGTGACGATCCCGCAGACCCGGCTGATCCTCGCGCTCCTGGCGATGTTGCAGATCGTCGCCACGATGCAGCTCTTCATCGAGCCCCTGATCCTCGCCAACGGCGCGGGCGCGGAGGACTCGGCGACCTCGGTGGCGTACCTCATCTACCAGCACGGGTTCTTCCAGAACGACCTCAACGGCGCCGCCGCCCTGGGCGTGATCATGCTCGTGGTGCTGGCCGGCTTCTCCGCCGTGTACGTGCGGCTGACTGCGAAACAGGACTAG
- a CDS encoding carbohydrate ABC transporter permease, with protein sequence MAQDSGTRTLISHSQLSRGRGKVIYWTLLIVVVAGFTLVFLGPLYWMVTGALKSGQEIAQTPPSLFPKDPQPQNYIDAWNNLALAKLLFNTFYYAIGAVLFQLVFDSAAAYSLSKLRPIFGNTILALMLGTLMIPAMVLIVPQYVTVLDLPILHINLLDSPFAIWLPMVANAFNIFLLKRFFDSIPEELMAAALMDGASSLRTLWSIILPLSRPILGVVSIFAVTAVWKDFLWPKLVMPSPETRTVSVGIYTFAGGTPMNVVIAASVIAAIPTVIIFLIFQRNIMSGLTTGSIKG encoded by the coding sequence ATGGCACAGGATTCCGGAACCCGGACCCTCATCTCCCACTCCCAGCTCAGCCGGGGGCGCGGCAAGGTCATCTACTGGACGCTGCTGATCGTCGTCGTGGCGGGGTTCACGCTCGTCTTCCTCGGGCCGCTCTACTGGATGGTCACCGGCGCGCTCAAGTCCGGCCAGGAGATCGCGCAGACCCCACCCTCGCTGTTCCCGAAGGATCCCCAGCCGCAGAACTACATCGACGCGTGGAACAACCTGGCCCTCGCCAAGCTGCTGTTCAACACGTTCTACTACGCCATCGGCGCGGTGCTGTTCCAACTGGTCTTCGACAGCGCGGCAGCGTACTCGCTGTCCAAGCTCCGACCGATCTTCGGCAACACGATCCTCGCCCTGATGCTGGGAACTCTGATGATCCCGGCGATGGTCCTCATCGTCCCGCAGTACGTGACAGTGCTGGACCTGCCGATCCTGCACATCAACCTGCTGGACTCGCCGTTCGCGATCTGGCTGCCGATGGTCGCCAACGCGTTCAACATCTTCCTGCTGAAGCGGTTCTTCGACTCGATTCCCGAGGAGCTGATGGCGGCGGCCCTCATGGACGGGGCGTCGTCGCTGCGCACGCTCTGGTCGATCATCCTGCCGCTGTCGCGCCCCATCCTCGGCGTCGTGTCGATCTTCGCGGTGACGGCGGTGTGGAAGGACTTCCTCTGGCCGAAGCTGGTCATGCCCTCGCCCGAGACCCGGACGGTCAGCGTCGGCATCTACACCTTCGCCGGCGGCACACCGATGAACGTGGTGATCGCCGCGTCGGTCATCGCCGCGATCCCGACTGTCATCATCTTCCTGATCTTCCAACGGAACATCATGTCCGGTCTGACCACGGGCAGCATCAAGGGATAG
- a CDS encoding glycoside hydrolase family 13 protein produces MIYQVYPRSFADGNGDGIGDIAGIRSRLNHLSALGVDAIWFSPWYPSPMADAGYDVSDYRDIDPVFGSLAEAEALIAEAHALGIRTIVDVVPNHCSDAHPWFQAALAGGPGAPERDLFWFRPGRGPNGDQRPTDWIGEFGGETWTRTTNPDGTPGDWYLHLFAPQQPDFNWDHPRVRAEFEDILRFWFDRGVDGIRIDSAGLLVKDGELPEVRPDHPHPFHDLDGVHDIYRGWRRVADSYPGERALIGEVWLPDRQRFANYLRPDELHAAFNFDFLGCAWDASALRESIDGTLSAHAPVGAPATWVLSNHDVTRHVTRYGRADTRFSFAAKREGTPTDLELGTRRARAAALLSLSLPGAAYVYQGEELGLYEVEDIPYALRQDPMWERSGRVDPGRDGCRVPLPWAGDEPPFEFSPAGAAAPWLPQPADWKDRTASAQTGDSASMLELYRAAIRARKADPALGDGELTWLPAPDGVLAFSRGGGFTCLVNLSETPVPMPAQGRLLLASGPLDDGLLPSDTAVWLRTTESTDGPRGADGPA; encoded by the coding sequence GTGATCTACCAGGTGTATCCCCGGAGCTTCGCCGACGGTAACGGCGACGGCATCGGTGACATCGCCGGCATCCGGTCCCGGCTGAACCACCTGTCCGCGCTCGGCGTCGACGCGATCTGGTTCAGTCCCTGGTATCCCTCGCCGATGGCCGACGCCGGCTACGACGTGTCCGACTACCGCGACATCGACCCGGTCTTCGGCAGCCTGGCCGAGGCGGAGGCGCTGATCGCCGAGGCACACGCGCTGGGCATCCGGACCATCGTCGACGTGGTGCCGAACCACTGCTCCGACGCGCACCCCTGGTTCCAGGCGGCGCTCGCTGGCGGGCCCGGCGCGCCCGAGCGGGACCTGTTCTGGTTCCGGCCGGGCCGGGGCCCGAACGGCGACCAGCGGCCCACCGACTGGATCGGCGAGTTCGGCGGCGAGACCTGGACCCGCACCACCAACCCGGACGGCACCCCCGGTGACTGGTACCTGCACCTGTTCGCCCCGCAGCAGCCGGACTTCAACTGGGACCACCCCCGGGTACGCGCGGAATTCGAGGACATCCTGCGGTTCTGGTTCGACCGGGGCGTGGACGGCATCCGGATCGACTCGGCCGGGCTCCTGGTCAAGGACGGGGAGCTGCCCGAGGTCCGACCGGACCACCCGCACCCCTTCCACGACCTCGACGGGGTGCACGACATCTACCGGGGCTGGCGGCGGGTCGCCGACTCCTACCCCGGCGAGCGGGCCCTGATCGGTGAGGTGTGGCTGCCGGACCGGCAGCGGTTCGCCAACTACCTGCGCCCGGACGAGCTGCACGCCGCGTTCAACTTCGACTTCCTCGGCTGCGCCTGGGACGCCTCGGCGCTGCGGGAGAGCATCGACGGGACGCTGAGCGCGCACGCGCCGGTCGGCGCGCCGGCCACCTGGGTGCTCTCGAACCACGACGTCACCCGACACGTCACCCGCTACGGTCGGGCGGACACCCGGTTCAGCTTCGCCGCCAAGCGCGAGGGCACCCCCACCGACCTTGAGCTGGGCACCCGCCGGGCCCGCGCCGCCGCGCTGCTCTCGCTGTCGCTGCCCGGCGCCGCCTACGTCTACCAGGGCGAGGAACTGGGCCTCTACGAGGTCGAGGACATCCCGTACGCGTTGCGTCAGGACCCGATGTGGGAACGGTCCGGCCGGGTCGACCCGGGTCGGGACGGCTGCCGCGTGCCGCTGCCGTGGGCCGGGGACGAGCCGCCCTTCGAGTTCAGCCCCGCCGGTGCCGCGGCGCCCTGGCTGCCCCAGCCTGCCGACTGGAAGGACCGGACGGCCAGTGCGCAGACCGGCGACTCCGCCTCGATGCTGGAGCTGTACCGGGCGGCGATCCGGGCTCGAAAGGCCGACCCGGCGCTCGGTGACGGTGAGCTGACCTGGCTGCCCGCCCCGGACGGGGTGCTCGCCTTCAGCCGTGGCGGTGGCTTCACCTGCCTCGTCAACCTGTCCGAGACGCCGGTTCCGATGCCGGCCCAGGGGCGGTTGCTGCTGGCCAGCGGGCCACTCGACGACGGGTTGCTGCCGTCCGACACCGCCGTGTGGCTGCGTACCACCGAATCCACCGACGGGCCGCGCGGGGCGGACGGCCCGGCCTGA
- a CDS encoding discoidin domain-containing protein: MANHTTGTPHHRHPTRAGLAAIAATLLAATTVTALAVTGTATPASAAGLSPFDIPNRGATVPFIEQEAEEAAHNGSKIGPDRRYGTLPSEASGREAVTLDAVGEYVEFTLTAPTNAVTFRYSLPDSPSGTGRDATIDLRANGSLLKSVPVTSRYGWYYGGYPFNNNPGDTNPHHFYDETRAMFGSTQPAGTKIRFQVSSTAQSPTFTIDLADFELVAPAITKPAGVLDVVTDFGADPSGATDSTARFQAAVDAGKAQGRAVWIPTGTFTLWDHAVVDGVTLRGAGPWYSVLGGRHPTDRNRSVGIYGKYVPGGGYTGPVRAHEANGPSRNVTLRDFAIIGDIRERIDDDQVNALGGAMTNSVVDNLWLENTKVGAWMDGPMDNFTIRNSRILDQTADGVNFHTGVTNSTVTNTFVRNTGDDALAMWAQSVPNVNNSFTHNTIGVTLLANHLVSYGGRDIKITDNVTADSLTNGGGIHVANRYPGVQGDTAVRGTWTIARNTLIRNGNSDYNWNFGVGAIWFSALNEAFQQATINITDTDILDSSYAALHWIEGQTSGINLSNVRIDGAGTYALQVQAPSQVSFTNVRATNIAQSNPMHNCVGGGFQITQGSGNSGWYTPTPYCGPWPNPQWGGGPTTPPPTTPPPTTPPPTTPPPTSGNLALNRPATATSTNQSYTAGNAVDGNAASYWESANNAFPQSVTVDLGSARSVDRVVLKLPAGWERRTQTVSVLGSTDGSSYATLASSAGRVFDPGAGNAVSIGLPSGDRRYVRVTVTGNTGWPAAQLSEVEVYGGTPTTPPPTTPPPTTPPPTTPPPTTPPPSGNLAAGRPVTETSHSDVYAAANTVDGNPNTYWESANNAFPQSLTVDLGTNRTVSRVVLKLPPSSAWQTRTQTLSVLGSTNGSTFATVKASAGYTFNPGSGNTVTVTFTATSQRYLRLTITGNTGWPAGQLSEFEVYSS, from the coding sequence ATGGCCAACCACACCACCGGCACCCCGCACCACCGACACCCGACCCGGGCAGGGCTGGCCGCCATTGCCGCCACCCTGCTCGCCGCCACAACGGTGACCGCTCTCGCGGTCACCGGCACCGCAACGCCGGCCTCGGCAGCCGGACTGTCCCCCTTCGACATCCCCAATCGAGGCGCCACCGTCCCGTTCATCGAGCAGGAGGCGGAGGAGGCCGCCCACAACGGCTCGAAGATCGGCCCGGACCGGCGCTACGGAACGCTGCCGTCCGAGGCGTCCGGCCGGGAGGCGGTCACCCTCGACGCCGTCGGTGAGTACGTCGAGTTCACCCTCACCGCGCCGACCAACGCGGTCACCTTCCGGTACAGCCTGCCCGACAGCCCGTCCGGCACCGGCCGGGACGCCACCATCGACCTGCGGGCCAACGGGTCGCTGCTGAAGTCGGTCCCGGTGACGTCGAGGTACGGCTGGTACTACGGCGGATACCCGTTCAACAACAACCCGGGCGACACCAACCCGCACCACTTCTACGACGAGACCCGGGCGATGTTCGGCAGCACCCAGCCGGCCGGCACGAAGATCCGCTTCCAGGTCTCCTCGACCGCCCAGTCGCCCACGTTCACCATCGACCTGGCCGACTTCGAGCTGGTCGCCCCCGCGATCACGAAGCCCGCCGGTGTGCTCGACGTGGTCACCGACTTCGGCGCCGACCCGAGTGGCGCGACCGACTCGACCGCCAGGTTCCAGGCGGCGGTCGACGCCGGTAAGGCCCAGGGCAGGGCCGTCTGGATCCCGACCGGGACCTTCACCCTCTGGGATCACGCGGTGGTCGACGGGGTGACACTGCGCGGCGCCGGGCCCTGGTATTCGGTGCTCGGTGGCCGGCACCCCACCGACCGGAACAGGTCCGTCGGCATCTACGGCAAGTACGTGCCCGGCGGCGGCTACACCGGGCCGGTCCGCGCGCACGAGGCGAACGGGCCGAGCCGCAACGTCACGCTGCGGGACTTCGCCATCATCGGCGACATCCGCGAGCGGATCGACGACGACCAGGTCAACGCCCTGGGCGGGGCGATGACCAACTCGGTGGTCGACAACCTCTGGCTGGAGAACACCAAGGTCGGGGCGTGGATGGACGGCCCGATGGACAACTTCACCATCCGCAACAGCCGGATCCTGGACCAGACCGCGGATGGGGTGAACTTCCACACCGGCGTCACCAACTCGACGGTGACCAACACGTTCGTCCGCAACACCGGCGACGACGCGTTGGCGATGTGGGCGCAGAGCGTGCCGAACGTCAACAACTCCTTCACCCACAACACCATCGGTGTGACCCTGCTGGCGAACCACCTGGTCAGCTACGGCGGTCGGGACATCAAGATCACCGACAACGTGACGGCCGACTCGCTGACCAACGGCGGCGGCATCCACGTGGCCAACCGCTACCCGGGTGTGCAGGGCGACACCGCGGTCCGGGGCACCTGGACGATCGCCCGGAACACGTTGATCCGTAACGGCAACTCGGACTACAACTGGAACTTCGGTGTCGGGGCGATCTGGTTCTCCGCACTCAACGAGGCGTTCCAGCAGGCCACCATCAACATCACCGACACCGACATCCTGGACAGCTCGTACGCCGCGCTGCACTGGATCGAGGGCCAGACCAGCGGCATCAACCTGAGCAACGTGCGGATCGACGGCGCCGGCACGTACGCGCTCCAGGTGCAGGCACCCAGTCAGGTGTCGTTCACGAACGTGCGTGCCACCAACATCGCGCAGAGCAACCCGATGCACAACTGCGTGGGCGGTGGCTTCCAGATCACCCAGGGCAGCGGCAACTCCGGCTGGTACACGCCCACCCCGTACTGCGGCCCGTGGCCGAACCCGCAGTGGGGCGGTGGACCCACCACCCCGCCGCCCACCACTCCGCCCCCGACGACTCCGCCCCCGACCACCCCGCCTCCCACCAGCGGAAACCTCGCCCTGAACCGGCCGGCGACCGCGACCAGCACCAACCAGAGCTACACGGCGGGCAACGCGGTGGACGGCAACGCGGCCAGCTACTGGGAGAGCGCCAACAACGCGTTCCCCCAGTCGGTCACCGTCGACCTGGGCTCGGCCCGATCCGTCGACCGGGTGGTGCTCAAGCTGCCCGCCGGCTGGGAACGCCGTACCCAGACGGTGTCGGTCCTCGGCTCCACCGACGGATCGTCGTACGCCACGCTGGCGTCGTCCGCCGGTCGGGTCTTCGACCCGGGCGCCGGCAACGCCGTGTCGATCGGGCTGCCCTCCGGCGACCGCCGCTACGTCCGGGTGACCGTCACCGGCAACACCGGCTGGCCGGCCGCGCAACTCTCCGAGGTCGAGGTGTACGGCGGCACCCCCACCACGCCGCCGCCCACCACACCGCCCCCGACCACGCCACCCCCGACAACGCCACCCCCGACCACCCCGCCGCCCAGCGGCAACCTGGCGGCCGGGCGGCCGGTGACCGAGACCAGCCACTCCGACGTGTACGCCGCCGCCAACACTGTGGACGGCAACCCGAACACCTACTGGGAGAGCGCCAACAACGCCTTCCCGCAGTCGCTGACCGTGGACCTGGGCACCAACCGGACGGTGTCCCGGGTCGTGCTGAAACTCCCACCGTCATCGGCCTGGCAGACGCGCACCCAGACGCTGTCGGTGCTCGGCTCCACCAATGGCTCGACGTTCGCCACAGTGAAGGCGTCCGCCGGCTACACCTTCAACCCGGGCAGCGGCAACACGGTCACCGTGACCTTCACGGCGACCAGCCAGCGGTACCTGCGGCTGACCATCACCGGCAACACCGGTTGGCCAGCAGGTCAGCTCAGCGAGTTCGAGGTCTATTCCAGCTAG